The genomic DNA GCCCGCATTCATCAGCCTGAGCGCGAGGTTGAGCGGGGTCTGGCCGCCGAACTGCACGATGACGCCGTCCGGCTTCTCGAACTCGATGATGTTCATGACATCCTCGAAGGTCAGGGGCTCGAAGTAGAGCTTGTCCGAGGTGTCGTAGTCTGTGGAGACGGTTTCCGGGTTGGAGTTGACCATGATCGACTCCACGCCCAGCTCCTTCAGCGTGAAGGAGGAATGACAGCAGCAGTAGTCGAACTCGATGCCCTGGCCGATGCGGTTCGGTCCGCCGCCCAGGATGACGATCTTCTTGCGGTCCTCGCGGACGTTCTCCTGCCCACTCTCGTAAGTGGAGTAATAATATGGAGTATAGGCCTCGAACTCCGCAGCGCAGGTATCAACGAGATAATAGGTGGGTTGGACGCCAAGCTCCTTTCTCAGGGAGCGCACCATATCCTCGCTGATCCTCCACATAGCCGCCAGTTGCGGATCGGAGTAACCGAACTCCTTGGCCTTGCGAAGCATTTCGGCCATGCCGTCGGCCTCCGGGGTCACGCCCTCGCGCTTGCCGAACTCGATAAGCTCGCGCTCCATGGCGATAATGTCGGCGAACTGGCGCAGGAACCACGGATCGATCTTGGTGGCCTCGTGCAGTTCCTCCTCGGTCATGCCGCACAACAGCGCGCCGCGCAGGGCGTAAATGCGCTGGGAGTTGGGGCGGTGCAAAAGCTTGAGAATCTCGTTCTTGTCGAATTCGAGGTCATGGAACTCGCCGCCCAGACCGAAATGGCCGGTTTCAAGCGAGCGAAGGCCCTTCTGCAACGCCTCCTTGAAGGTCCGTCCGATGGCCATGGTCTCGCCCACGGATTTCATGGCCGTGGTCAGATAATCATCGGTGCCGGGAAACTTCTCGAAGGTGAACCTGGGAATTTTGACCACGCAATAGTCAATGGCCGGCTCAAAGGAGGCCATGGTCTCGCGGGTGATGTCGTTGGGAATCTCGTCCAGGGTGTAGCCCACGGCCAGCTTGGCCGCGATCTTGGCGATGGGGAAGCCTGTGGCCTTGGAGGCCAGGGCCGAGGAACGGGACACGCGCGGGTTCATCTCGATGATTATCAGTTCGCCGTCCTCGGGATTGATCGCGAACTGGACGTTGGACCCGCCGGTTTCCACGCCGATCTCGCGCATGACCGCCAGCGAGGCGTCGCGCAAGCGCTGATACTCGTCGTCCGTCAAGGTCTGGGCCGGGGCCACGGTCACCGAGTCGCCGGTGTGCACGCCCATGGGGTCCAGGTTCTCGATGGAGCAGATGATGACACAGTTGTCCTTCTTGTCCCGCATGACCTCCAGCTCGTACTCCTTCCAGCCGAGGATGGAGCGTTCGAGCATGATCTCGTGCTTCATGGACAGGGCCAGGCCGTTGGCGCAAATCTGCTCCAGCTCCTCCATGTTGTAGGCCACGCCGCCGCCCGAGCCGCCCAGAGTGTAAGCGGGCCGGACAATGATCGGAAACGGGATCTTCTCGCCCCACTCGCGGACATCGTCCATGCTTCGGCAGATGCCGCTCTCAGGCATCCCCAGGCCGATGTTCTGCATGGCGGCGCGGAATTCCTCACGGGATTCCGCCTTGTTGATGACGTCGATATCCGCGCCGATGAGTTCGACGTCATATTTTTCGAGCACGCCCATGTCGGCCACGGCCAAGGCCGTGTTCAACCCGGTCTGCCCCCCCAAAGTTGGCAAAAGAGCGTCGGGACGCTCTTTCTCAATGATTCGGGCAACGGTTTCGGGCTCAATTGGCTCGATATAGGTAGCGTCGGCCAGCTCCGGATCGGTCATGATGGAGGCCGGATTGGAGTTGACCAGGACTACCTCGTACCCCTCCTCCTTGAGCGCCTTGAGGGCCTGGGTACCGGAATAATCGAACTCGCAGGCCTGGCCGATGACGATGGGGCCGGACCCGATCAGCATGATCTTCTTAATATCTGTGCGTTTGGGCATTATGCTCGAAGTAGTTGAAGTTACGGCGGTATTCGAGGGAAGCGCGCAGCCCCGTTCCCTCAGCCCGGCAAGGCACCACCGCCGCCCGCCGGACAAGCAAACTTTATTATAAGGTTATCCCCCGAAACGCAACGGTTATATCGGCGCGACCGTAGACGAAAGGAGACAACCCATCACCAATCCTAAGCATCCTGAGCAAGTTTGCAAGCAACGGCTTAAAGTTCGCAGATTCCCGTTGACAGGCCCATTGTTGATACCTATTCTCAACCTCAACGCAATCTTTGAGGGATTATTCAGCGATGCAAAAGCCTTTGACAGAATTTCCGACCGGCTCTGTTGTACGTATTTCCGGTATAGACGGCGGCCGTCAGGCGCGCTCCAGAATGCTCGCCCTGGGCATGACCCCCGGCTGCCCGGTAACGGTGCTGAGCGGCGGCTCCAAGGGGTGCCGAGTGCGTGTGCGCGGCTCCGACGTAGTGTTATGTTGCGGTCTGGCCGCAAAAATCCTGGCCGTGCTCGACTCCTCGGACGAAGGCCCCCGGTGCACATGCTGTCCCGGTCCGCGCGCCCGAGCGTCCTAGTTCTCCCCTTCGACGTTTCTTATTGAAGGCCGTCCACCCGGACGGTCTTTCACGCTCCCCGCCCATAGCCGATTATACTTGTCCGTTGCTCCAGCCCGGTGCTAATCTAAGGAAAAGCCCGGAGCTTCACATGCCCGACACCATCAGAATCGGCATCAGCGCATGTCTGGCCGGTCACAAGGTCCGCTACGACGGAACAACGGCCAAGGCCGAACATCTCACCGGGACTCTGGCCAAATACCTGGAGTTCGTCCCGGTGTGCCCGGAGGCGGCCTGCGGCATGGGCGTGCCCAGAGAAGCCGTGCGCCTGGTCGGCGATCCGAAAAGCCCCCGTCTCAAGGGACGGCAGACCGGCAGGGACTGGACCGACACCATGCACGCCTGGGCCGAATCCTTCCTCCCGGAATTGGAAAAGGCCCGACTGTGCGGATTCATCTTCAAGGCCAAATCACCGTCCAACGGCATAGGCCGGGTCAAGGTCTACCGCGAATCTGGCGGCCAGCCCGCCAGCTATGCGGGCGTCGGCATCTTCGCCGCCATGGTCATGAAACGATTTCCCCTGCTCCCCGTGGAGGACGACGGCCGTCTGCACGACATCGGCCTGCGAGCCAATTTCATCGAGCGTATCTTCACCGAGCGCCGCTGGCAGCAATTTCTGGACAACTCCCCTTCCCGGCGAGGACTCATCGACTTCCACACCCGTCACAAGATGCTCATTCGATCCCACGACGTGACCGGCTACCGCGAACTGGGCCGGATAGTGGCCGAAAACGGAAACTCCGACGCCCTGTTCCGCCGCTATCATGACCGGCTGGCCCGGGCCATGGCCCTCAAACCCACGGTACGCAAGAACGTGGACGTACTCATGCACATCCTCGGCTACTTCAAGAAGCTGCTCTCCGCCGACGAAAAACGGGAATGCCTCGAACTTATAGAGAGCTACCGCAATGAACTGGTCCCGCTTATCGTGCCCGTAACGCTGTTCAACCACTATGTACGCAAGTACGACGTCCGCTACCTGCGCGACCAATATTACCTCGCCCCCCACCCGTTGGACCTCAAGCTGCGCAACCACGCATGAAAAAAGCCCCCGCGACAACCGTTGCGGGGGCTTCCTGCTTCAAAATTTTGCACGCTACGAAAACGCAGAATGCTCCGGCTCCAGGTTGAGCCGCACGCCCTTTACATCGCCTCCACCGGCCAGCCATGTCCGCAGCAACTCCCTATTCCGAAAAATCACCGGATGCGGGCAGCCATACCCGGCCTGATCCAACAGTCCCGCCGCCTGATCCGGGTAGTGCTTGGCAGCGGAGAGACAGGCCAGCAGATTCAGGCACAGGTCGTTCATGGGAAAACGCAGGGTCATGGCCTTGCCCAACGGCAGCATGACGTCGCCAAGACGCCCCGCTTGGAAATAGGCCACGGCCAGATCGAACTGGGCCGCGTGCAACCCCGGCAAACGGTCCGTTATGGCCTCACGTTCGGCCACGGTGTAGGAGATTCTCTCGGCGGCGTAGGACGCACCTTCCAGATTGCGGATGCATACCTCAAACCCGTATCGTCTGGCCCAGAACAACCCTTCAACGGCCTCGTCCGGGTCAAGGCGCATTTCCAATCGCTGGCAGCCAGCCAACCGCATGGCCTTGAGCAGCCCACCCGTGGGCACGGTGTCCATCCGCGCGCTCCAAAGGACGTTCAGGTCGCGCACGCGCATGTCCAGGCACATGGCCACGACCTTCGCATGATCCGCGAACATGGCGACGTCTTCGAAGGCCAAAGCGGACAGCCCACGCTCGTTCACCGCGCGTTCCACCTCGTCCAGGCTCCAAATCCCATCGAAGCGGACAACGCCGTGCGCAAACGGATGCTTTTCCGTATCGCCCCAGCCGGGCGAAATTGTCCTTGGTTCAACACGCATACAACACCTCGGCAGCCCGTTTTTTGACGCTTCGAGCATACCTGACAGGCAATATTGCAAACACTTTGCCAAAAGAGGATCGATAAAGGGAAAAGACGAAGAATGAGCCATTTTCACGGGGAATTGGCCGATGTCCGAAAAAACCGGAAATGGAGCCGCACCCTCCCACCGAGGTTTTGCCTCCTGGACATGCCCACTTAAAATGGATTCCTTGCCGTCCTGCGCCCCCGCCTCATGCGAGTAGTCCGGGCAAAACGGAAAACAACGCGCCACGCCCGACGAATGCGCGGCATGAACGCTCCGTTTCCCAAAAAGAAAGGCCCCCGAAACGAGGGCCTTTCAGCGGGATATTCAATTTCGGCGGTTAGCTGACCTTGCTGCCGGGAGCGACCTCCCCGGAGGGAGTGAGAAGCTCCATGCCGTTGTCGGTCTTGACGGCCAGGATCATGCCCTGGGAAAGCTGTTTGCGCAGCTTGCGGGGCTTGAGGTTGGCGACCACGACCACCTGTCGGCCGACGAGGTCCTCGGGCGTGAAGAAGTCGGCTATGCCCGCTACGACCTGACGCAGATCCTTGTCGCCGGTATCGACCTTGACGATAAGAAGCCGGTCCGCGTCGGGATGCTTCTCCACCGACTTGACCGTGCCCACGCGCAGGTCGACCTTCTGAAAGTCCTCGAACTCGATCTCGGAGACAGTCTCTTCCGCCGCCTTGTCGTTCTTCTTGGAAGCTTTCTTGGCCTTCTTCGCGGGCTTTTCCTGGGCCTCTTCCTCGGGCAGATCCACACGGGGGAAGAGATTGGAGGTCTTGGCCACGGTGATGTCGGACTCCAGCAGGCCCCAGACGTCCAGCTCCTTGGGCAGGTTGACCTTTTCCGGGGCAAAAGCGATGCCGAGCTGTTCGAGCATTTTCTCGGACGCCTCGGGCATGACCGGCCACAGGTGCACGGCGATCTTGCGCATGTTCTCAAGGAGCACGTAAATGACCGTGGACAACCGCCCGGTGTTGTTCTCCTTGAAGAGCGTCCAAGGGGCGGTCTCGTCGATATACTTGTTCAGGCCGCGCACCAGTTCCCACAATCCCTCAAGGGCGCGGGAAAACTTCAGTTCGGAGAAGAAATCCTGGAAGGACTTCATGGCGTCCTGACCAAGCTTCTTGATCTCCGCGTCCACCACGTCCTCCACGTCGGGGCTGGGAATCTGGCCGCCGAAGTACTTGTGGGTCATGGACAGAGTGCGGTTGAACAGGTTGCCCAGATCGTTGGCCAAATCCGCGTTGAGACGGCCGACCAGCGCCTTTTCGGAAAAGCTGGAATCCTGGCCAAAGGACATCTCGCGCAGCAGGAAGTAGCGGAAGGCGTCCAGACCGTAGGCATCCTTCATGGCCAGAGGCTCGACCACATTGCCGATGGACTTGGACATCTTGGTGTCCTCCACCAGCCAGTAGCCGTGCACGTTGAGGTGCTGGTACGGCTCAATTCCGGCCGCTTTGAGCATGGTCGGCCAGAACACCGCATGGGGCTTGAGGATATCCTTGGCCACCAGATGGTTGGCTGCGGGCCAGAATTTCTTGAACTTGTCGCTGTCGGGGTATCCCAGAGCGGCCACATAGTTGATGAGCGCGTCGAACCAGACATAGGTGACGTAATCGGAATCGAAAGGCAGCTCGATGCCCCAGGTCAGGCGGGACTTGGGACGGGAGATGCACAGGTCTTCGAGCTCACCGGATTCAAGCAGGGAAACGACCTCGTTCTTGTAACGCTCGGGCCGGATGAAATCCGGATGCGTCTCGATGTGTTCCAGAAGCCAGTCGCGGTACTTGGACATTTTGAAGAAGTAGTTCTTCTCCGCGATGTACTCGGGCTTGGTCTGGTGGTCCGGGCACAGTCCGTTGACCAGTTCCTTCTCGGTGTAAAACCGCTCACAGCCGAAGCAGTAATGGCCTCCGTATTCGCCGAAATAGATATCTCCGGCGTCATAGACCTTCTGCAGAATCTGCTTGACGACTTCCTTGTGCCTCGGCTGAGTGGTACGAATGAAGTCGTTGTTGGAAATGTTCATGTTCGGCCAGAGGTCCTCGAAGAGCTTGCTGATGACGTCAACATACTCCTGCGGAGTCTGGCCGTTGCTTTCCGCGGCCTGGACGATCTTGTCTCCATGTTCGTCGGTGCCGGTCAGAAAGTAAGTCTCCTCGCCCATGAGCCGATGAAACCGATTCAGGGAATCGGCCACGGTGGTGGTATACGCGTGGCCCAAATGGGGCTTGGCGTTCACGTAATAAATGGGCGTGGTGATGTAAAAGCGTTGCAATTCGGATTCTCCTTGTCGTGGCGAAATCGTGCGCCCGAACGGGCGCTACTTCTTGGGAGGCCTGCGTCTGCGCCTTCTGGGTCTGCGTGCGCGCTTGGACTTGGCGTCGTCGCCTTCGTCGGAACCGGCGGCAGCCTGCTCGGGGCCACCCGCCTTGCGTGGAACGTCCTTGCGGGGACGACGTTTGCGTTCGTCCCTGACCTGTTTGGCCTCTGTAACGGGTTCCGCGTTTTGTTCGGGCTGGGCGGGCTGTTTGCCGCCTTTGCCGCTCGCCGCGCCGGACGGCACGGGATGGCGACCGCCTCTGCGCCCCTTGGGAGCAGCGACCCGGGCCTTGGCTTCCGCCTTGGCCGCGTCGCTCGGCGGCTTGTTAACTATTTCATTCCATTCGTCAATGGAAACTTCCTGCTCTTCGAAATTTTCGTCAAGCAAGGAAAGGGATTTCTTGAAAAAATTGGACCGCAGGACCTTCACTGTACCAAGCGATGTCTGGTACTTCTTGCCCACGCGCGGACACATGCCGTGAAACTCCTCATATCCCTTCTGCTCAAAGCTCAGACAACAGAGCAGCCTTCCGCAAATGCCTGAAATTTTAGTAGGATTAAGGAAAAGATTCTGTTCCTTGGCCATCTTGATGGTCACGGGCACAAACTTGCGCATGAACCGGCGGCAGCAGCACATCTGGCCGCAGTTGCCAATGGCTCCGAGCATCTGCGTCTCGTGGCGAACGCCGATCTGCCGAAGCTCGATACGGGTACGGTATTCCTTGACCAGATCCTTGATAAGCTCGCGAAAATCTATGCGGCCCGGCGCAGTGAAATAGAAGACCATTTTGGAGCGATCGAAAAAGACCTCCACATCCACCAGCTTCATGCCCAGCTTGTGGCTGCTGATGCAGGCGCGGCAGAACTTGAAGGCATCCCTGGACAGGACTTCGTTTTCGGCTACGGCCTCCATGTCCTTGTCATTGGCCAGTCTGTAGATGACCTTGTGGCCGTCTTCATCCTCGCCGCTCCCCTCCTTGGGGGCCTGGCGGACGAGAATGACCTTGCCCAGTCCCATGCCCTGATCGGTCTTGACGATGACGTGCTGCCCTTCGCGGACTACGAACGGGCCGGAGCCGAAATAATACACCTGTCCGTAATCATTAAATTTAACACCAAGTATTTGGCTCATGGATTAGTATCCTATATAAAAGCCCCCCGTCTGTGGAGGGAGTGAGTATCGCGCAAAGATGAACAACATATTAGAAAACGGCTTCAACTTCAAATCCGTTTGGGAACGCGAAGCCGGATGCCGCCTCATGGCACGGCATCCGGCTGTAATATCTTCGAATCGGCCCGAAGGCCTTTTTCAGATGAGCCCCAGGCTCTTGATCTCGCTCATGAGCTTCTCTTCGTCGATGGGCTTGACCAGATAGGAGGTGGCTCCTCCGAGAAAAAAAGCGTCGTGGGTTTCCTTTTCGTCCGCGAGCATGG from Pseudodesulfovibrio thermohalotolerans includes the following:
- a CDS encoding FeoA family protein — translated: MTEFPTGSVVRISGIDGGRQARSRMLALGMTPGCPVTVLSGGSKGCRVRVRGSDVVLCCGLAAKILAVLDSSDEGPRCTCCPGPRARAS
- a CDS encoding PSP1 domain-containing protein, which translates into the protein MSQILGVKFNDYGQVYYFGSGPFVVREGQHVIVKTDQGMGLGKVILVRQAPKEGSGEDEDGHKVIYRLANDKDMEAVAENEVLSRDAFKFCRACISSHKLGMKLVDVEVFFDRSKMVFYFTAPGRIDFRELIKDLVKEYRTRIELRQIGVRHETQMLGAIGNCGQMCCCRRFMRKFVPVTIKMAKEQNLFLNPTKISGICGRLLCCLSFEQKGYEEFHGMCPRVGKKYQTSLGTVKVLRSNFFKKSLSLLDENFEEQEVSIDEWNEIVNKPPSDAAKAEAKARVAAPKGRRGGRHPVPSGAASGKGGKQPAQPEQNAEPVTEAKQVRDERKRRPRKDVPRKAGGPEQAAAGSDEGDDAKSKRARRPRRRRRRPPKK
- the carB gene encoding carbamoyl-phosphate synthase large subunit, yielding MPKRTDIKKIMLIGSGPIVIGQACEFDYSGTQALKALKEEGYEVVLVNSNPASIMTDPELADATYIEPIEPETVARIIEKERPDALLPTLGGQTGLNTALAVADMGVLEKYDVELIGADIDVINKAESREEFRAAMQNIGLGMPESGICRSMDDVREWGEKIPFPIIVRPAYTLGGSGGGVAYNMEELEQICANGLALSMKHEIMLERSILGWKEYELEVMRDKKDNCVIICSIENLDPMGVHTGDSVTVAPAQTLTDDEYQRLRDASLAVMREIGVETGGSNVQFAINPEDGELIIIEMNPRVSRSSALASKATGFPIAKIAAKLAVGYTLDEIPNDITRETMASFEPAIDYCVVKIPRFTFEKFPGTDDYLTTAMKSVGETMAIGRTFKEALQKGLRSLETGHFGLGGEFHDLEFDKNEILKLLHRPNSQRIYALRGALLCGMTEEELHEATKIDPWFLRQFADIIAMERELIEFGKREGVTPEADGMAEMLRKAKEFGYSDPQLAAMWRISEDMVRSLRKELGVQPTYYLVDTCAAEFEAYTPYYYSTYESGQENVREDRKKIVILGGGPNRIGQGIEFDYCCCHSSFTLKELGVESIMVNSNPETVSTDYDTSDKLYFEPLTFEDVMNIIEFEKPDGVIVQFGGQTPLNLALRLMNAGVPLIGTSPDAIDRAEDRERFKQFLNKLNLRQPANGTAMSMVEAREIASKLGFPLVLRPSYVLGGRGMDIVYSMDEFDHYFRHSALVSPEHPTLIDKFLEYAIEVDVDALADGEDVYIGGVMEHIEEAGIHSGDSASVLPPYSLSAELIREIERQTIAMAKELGVVGLMNVQFAIKDHEVYIIEVNPRASRTVPFVSKATGVPLAKLATRVMLGEKLKDLNPWTMRKRGHVSVKESVFPFNRFPNVDVLLGPEMRSTGEVMGIDPSFGLAYMKSQLGAGQKLPTSGTVFMSVNDWDKAKIVLVAKDFEAMGFKIAATGGTAEFLASKGVNVEKVHKVHEGQRPHVIDHIKNGVFDLVINTPSGKKTVGDAKMIRQNALLYGLPYTTTVSGARAVVQAICELRQTGLQVKSLQEYYG
- the metG gene encoding methionine--tRNA ligase — its product is MQRFYITTPIYYVNAKPHLGHAYTTTVADSLNRFHRLMGEETYFLTGTDEHGDKIVQAAESNGQTPQEYVDVISKLFEDLWPNMNISNNDFIRTTQPRHKEVVKQILQKVYDAGDIYFGEYGGHYCFGCERFYTEKELVNGLCPDHQTKPEYIAEKNYFFKMSKYRDWLLEHIETHPDFIRPERYKNEVVSLLESGELEDLCISRPKSRLTWGIELPFDSDYVTYVWFDALINYVAALGYPDSDKFKKFWPAANHLVAKDILKPHAVFWPTMLKAAGIEPYQHLNVHGYWLVEDTKMSKSIGNVVEPLAMKDAYGLDAFRYFLLREMSFGQDSSFSEKALVGRLNADLANDLGNLFNRTLSMTHKYFGGQIPSPDVEDVVDAEIKKLGQDAMKSFQDFFSELKFSRALEGLWELVRGLNKYIDETAPWTLFKENNTGRLSTVIYVLLENMRKIAVHLWPVMPEASEKMLEQLGIAFAPEKVNLPKELDVWGLLESDITVAKTSNLFPRVDLPEEEAQEKPAKKAKKASKKNDKAAEETVSEIEFEDFQKVDLRVGTVKSVEKHPDADRLLIVKVDTGDKDLRQVVAGIADFFTPEDLVGRQVVVVANLKPRKLRKQLSQGMILAVKTDNGMELLTPSGEVAPGSKVS
- a CDS encoding YbgA family protein, yielding MPDTIRIGISACLAGHKVRYDGTTAKAEHLTGTLAKYLEFVPVCPEAACGMGVPREAVRLVGDPKSPRLKGRQTGRDWTDTMHAWAESFLPELEKARLCGFIFKAKSPSNGIGRVKVYRESGGQPASYAGVGIFAAMVMKRFPLLPVEDDGRLHDIGLRANFIERIFTERRWQQFLDNSPSRRGLIDFHTRHKMLIRSHDVTGYRELGRIVAENGNSDALFRRYHDRLARAMALKPTVRKNVDVLMHILGYFKKLLSADEKRECLELIESYRNELVPLIVPVTLFNHYVRKYDVRYLRDQYYLAPHPLDLKLRNHA